Proteins from a genomic interval of Scatophagus argus isolate fScaArg1 chromosome 6, fScaArg1.pri, whole genome shotgun sequence:
- the use1 gene encoding vesicle transport protein USE1 gives MASRLEINFIRLLSRCESIASEKRGETEWRLEKYVGALEEMLVALRKCHSKPTPEVLTEYTRKVDFLKGLLEAEKLSSPTEKALANQFLAPGRTPTIANERMPATKTVHMQTKARCTGEMRDELLGTGLSGKGTSEAELRKRRGLLLDERQSAAELEAVLQHHHNLQEKLADDMLNLARNLKNNTLAAQNIIKQDNQTLSQSMRQADLNFEKLKTESERLEQHTKKSVNWLLWLMLILVSFTFISMILFIRIFPRLR, from the exons ATGGCTTCTAGGTTGGAAATTAATTTCATCAGATTATTGTCTCGCTGCGAATCTATAGCGTCGGAGAAACGAGGAGAAACCGAATGGAGATTAGAAAAG TATGTCGGTGCCCTGGAGGAGATGTTGGTGGCTCTGCGGAAATGCCACAG caaaCCCACACCAGAAGTACTGACCGAATACACGAGAAAAGTAGATTTTCTGAAGGGACTTCTAGAAGCTGAGAAACTG TCCTCACCAACAGAAAAGGCTTTAGCTAATCAGTTCCTCGCTCCCGGGCGAACACCAACAATAGCCAACGAGAGGATGCCTGCCACTAAAACAGTCCACATGCAGACGAAGGCCCGGTGTACAGGAGAGATGAGGGACGAGCTGCTTGGGACG GGGTTATCAGGCAAAG GCACATCAGAAGCAGAATTGCGCAAGAGAAG GGGTCTTCTTCTGGATGAGCGTCAGTCTGCTGCCGAGCTGGAGGCCGTCCTGCAGCACCACCACAACCTGCAGGAGAAGCTTGCTGACGACATGCTCAACCTGGCCAGgaatttgaaaaacaacactCTGGCAGCGCAGAACATCATCAAACAGGACAACCAG ACTCTGAGCCAGTCGATGCGTCAGGCCGACCTCAACTTTGAGAAACTGAAGACGGAGTCAGAGCGACTGGAGCAGCACACCAAGAAGTCCGTCAACTGGCTGCTGTGGCTGATGCTCATCCTGGTCTCCTTCACCTTCATCAGCATGATCCTCTTTATCAGAATCTTCCCGCGACTCCGATGA